The following proteins are encoded in a genomic region of Neospora caninum Liverpool complete genome, chromosome XI:
- a CDS encoding putative leucine rich repeat protein: protein MLYLMDNSLAGVRTLGYLPSLRGLYLQSNELTSTEGLDQLPYLTELNLDDNKISTFEGLASSTCLCRLSLTAQRTATPLFFCPKVLTVLSQSLRYLNISKNRVQDLAPIGKLQFLEALHATENLVREIGSIEAMLDGCRKLSTVDLRHNPVTKVRHYWDRLLLGASTTLKEADGREVTCARRSFVRELHKRRCAFRGQRAREGEEKRVAHSNSESCSGNILVTRSLQSSLRN, encoded by the coding sequence ATGTTATACCTCATGGACAATAGCCTCGCTGGTGTAAGGACGTTGGGGTACCTGCCTTCTTTGCGAGGTCTGTACCTCCAGAGTAATGAACTCACATCTACGGAAGGCCTCGACCAGCTCCCTTATTTGACTGAGTTGAATCTGGATGACAACAAGATTTCCACGTTCGAAGGGTTAGCGAGTTCCACTTGCCTTTGCCGGCTGTCCCTGACAGCTCAAAGGACGGCCACACCGTTATTTTTCTGTCCTAAAGTCTTGACTGTGTTAAGTCAATCTCTGAGATACTTAAACATATCGAAGAATAGAGTGCAAGATCTTGCACCTATCGGTAAATTACAGTTTCTTGAAGCTCTCCACGCAACGGAGAACCTGGTCAGGGAAATCGGATCGATCGAGGCTATGCTCGACGGCTGCAGAAAGCTTTCCACTGTGGATCTACGCCACAATCCGGTCACTAAAGTGCGACATTACTGGGATCGTCTCCTGTTGGGAGCCTCTACAACTCTGAAGGAGGCAGACGGTCGGGAAGTTACTTGCGCTAGGAGATCCTTCGTCCGGGAACTCCACAAACGGCGATGCGCCTTTAGAGGACAAAGAGCACGCgaaggggaggagaaaagggtgGCACATTCTAACTCCGAGTCCTGTTCTGGAAATATTCTTGTAACGAGATCGCTTCAAAGCAGCCTACGAAATTAA